From the genome of Deinococcus sp. JMULE3, one region includes:
- the meaB gene encoding methylmalonyl Co-A mutase-associated GTPase MeaB yields the protein MPTAAHPLTLPLLSGARRALAKAITLVESTRPEHEAQAQALLSEVLPRAGRSVRIGLTGVPGVGKSTFIEALGVRLADAGHRVAVLAVDPSSARTGGSIMGDKTRMPRLTVHPNAFIRPSPSGGTLGGVARRTRESITLCEAAGFDVILVETVGVGQSETQVAAMTDLFVLLTLPNAGDELQGIKRGIMELADVCVVNKADTNPQAAVRAQTELRTALTLLTPHDAPWRPMALRASALTGEGLDAVWSTVEAYRAAVNLREKRQRQAAQWFDELLREAAWRAFQAGLDPARLHALRGEVLRGERTAVQGVAALLDTTGSQE from the coding sequence TTGCCCACCGCTGCCCATCCCCTGACGCTGCCGCTGCTGTCGGGCGCGCGGCGGGCGCTGGCGAAGGCGATCACGCTGGTCGAGTCCACGCGGCCCGAGCATGAGGCGCAGGCGCAGGCCCTCCTCTCGGAGGTGCTGCCGCGTGCGGGGCGGTCGGTGCGGATCGGCCTGACGGGCGTGCCGGGCGTGGGCAAGAGCACGTTCATCGAGGCGCTGGGCGTGCGGCTGGCCGACGCGGGGCACCGGGTGGCGGTGCTGGCCGTGGACCCCAGTTCGGCCCGGACGGGCGGCAGCATCATGGGCGACAAGACGCGCATGCCGCGCCTGACGGTGCATCCGAATGCGTTCATCCGGCCCAGCCCCAGCGGGGGCACGCTGGGCGGCGTGGCGCGGCGCACGCGCGAGTCGATCACTCTGTGCGAGGCGGCGGGCTTCGACGTGATTCTTGTGGAGACGGTGGGCGTGGGTCAGAGCGAGACGCAGGTGGCGGCCATGACGGACCTGTTCGTGCTGCTGACCCTCCCGAACGCGGGGGATGAGTTGCAGGGCATCAAGCGGGGGATCATGGAACTCGCGGACGTGTGTGTGGTGAACAAGGCCGACACGAACCCGCAGGCGGCGGTGCGCGCCCAGACGGAGTTACGGACGGCGCTGACGCTGCTGACCCCGCACGACGCGCCGTGGCGGCCCATGGCACTGCGGGCCTCCGCATTGACGGGCGAGGGCCTGGACGCCGTGTGGAGCACCGTCGAGGCGTACCGCGCGGCGGTGAACCTGCGCGAGAAACGGCAGCGGCAGGCAGCGCAGTGGTTCGACGAACTGCTGCGCGAGGCCGCGTGGCGGGCGTTCCAGGCGGGCCTCGACCCGGCGCGGCTGCACGCCCTGCGCGGCGAGGTCCTGCGCGGCGAACGCACGGCGGTGCAGGGCGTCGCGGCGCTGCTGGACACCACTGGAAGCCAGGAATGA